The genomic DNA tcggcctagtccgcggcgtccgggctctcgcggactaggccgaagccgcggcctcacctaaaaactcctgcccgcagcaaCACAGCCGGTCCTGgtgaagaataaaaaaatataaaaaaaatcgatttgctgaaattttgaatcgatttgacctctcaactcgattcaagatttaaatcgattttttttccccagccctactgttAGGTTGATTCGGTTGTCTGTGAGTTGGTCGGTAAGCAAGCTTGGTTTTTTCCttagatttatccttggccttgtttgtacctttTCTCAaaccaatctactgagctgaccagaaccacctcttgagggattCCTCCTTTCCATAAAGCCTCATCATCTCCTTCCCTACCTCACCTCCTTAACgattcctcatctccataacctttCATTATCTCCTTCCCTTCCTCATCTCTATAATgattcctcatctccataacctttcatcatctccttcccttccTCATCTCTATAATgattcctcatctccataacctttcatcatctccttccctacctcatctccataacccctcctcatcccCGCTACCCTTGCTTTTCATCACCTTCTTGCCCTCCTTATCGCCACAACCCCtcctcctcatcacctcctcctctccttcttgtGCCCAGTCAGAAAACACAGGAAGTGTTTAGCTCATGCAACTTCTGGCAGGATAAACAGGTATGCTATGCACTTGTCGAAAAGATATTACAAAAATGTTTGGCATATTTAGAAGACTAAAAGCGAGtaaataaaaagttgattgttAGCGTTTATATACTTACACTTTAATTCTTTTGCCACTGACAGCTGTTATGGGGACAAGAAGAGATTGacatctccccagcagggacacagagcaTTCAGATCTCCTTTCTCACGTTATCGCTtataaaaaagtcagttgaagtCTGTTTTTAATAAGTTATAAACTTTTTTTCGTTTTATAGGAATAACTTGACCATGTTCCTGACGAATATCCTCCTGCGGAAAGGCATAGGTGGTCGCCAATGGATTGGCAAGTACAGACGGCCTCGGGAGGTCACATGGACCATGAAGGAGAGTATGATGAGGAGGCTGGAAATAGAAGCGGAGACGGAGTATTGGATCAGCCGACCCTACATGACCAAAGAGCAGGAGCTCCGGCATGCCGCAGAGAGGAGGCACAGACAGTTCGAGGAGGTGAAGGCCCAAAACCGGGCCAAATTCCCTCCTCACAAATACGTGGCTGACCATTTGAATCACCTGAATACTACCAAGAAATGGACTATCCTGTAACTGAATTGTTCT from Aquarana catesbeiana isolate 2022-GZ linkage group LG04, ASM4218655v1, whole genome shotgun sequence includes the following:
- the MRPL57 gene encoding large ribosomal subunit protein mL63, whose product is MFLTNILLRKGIGGRQWIGKYRRPREVTWTMKESMMRRLEIEAETEYWISRPYMTKEQELRHAAERRHRQFEEVKAQNRAKFPPHKYVADHLNHLNTTKKWTIL